A region of Paenibacillus thiaminolyticus DNA encodes the following proteins:
- a CDS encoding NusG domain II-containing protein yields the protein MKRGDLILIGVIVIAALAFLVPKWLFQQESENLHNSKVFANITVDGELYQKVELTEEEQIIKVETSKGINILKVHDYGIEMFDADCPDKVCLSFGFVTRPNSTIVCIPHRVLVELVSEDGAGEDELDAVVQ from the coding sequence ATGAAACGTGGAGACCTGATTCTCATCGGAGTCATTGTCATCGCGGCGCTGGCGTTTCTTGTGCCGAAATGGCTGTTCCAACAAGAAAGTGAAAATTTGCACAATTCAAAGGTGTTTGCCAATATTACGGTGGACGGAGAATTGTATCAAAAAGTAGAACTGACGGAAGAAGAGCAGATTATAAAAGTGGAAACAAGTAAAGGAATAAATATATTGAAGGTGCATGACTATGGAATCGAAATGTTCGATGCCGATTGCCCGGATAAAGTATGCCTGTCCTTTGGCTTCGTGACCCGTCCGAACAGCACGATCGTCTGCATTCCTCATCGTGTGCTCGTCGAGCTGGTAAGCGAGGACGGCGCAGGGGAGGATGAGCTTGATGCGGTCGTACAATAG